From a region of the Tiliqua scincoides isolate rTilSci1 chromosome 4, rTilSci1.hap2, whole genome shotgun sequence genome:
- the FSBP gene encoding fibrinogen silencer-binding protein, translating into MVGKARSSNFTLSEKLDLLKLVKPYVKILEEHTNKHSVIVEKNKCWDIIADNYNAIGVDRPPRTAQGLRTLYKRLKEYAKQELLQQKESHSDYKSYISEPTKKVVEMIPQISSVCLRERNNLPCTTLDKETVATTSSPQPTLEHHPAAITLELDQDEEDVKPPPSLIVELQPQESLEQREQQHMVHVMERSPSTSLSSVDIRMLSPSPIPRRDEFFRLESGERFRPACGGYDPQMLQMLKDEHHIILENQRKIGLYIQEKRDGLKRRQQLEEELLRAKIKVEKLKAIRLRRDLPEFNNL; encoded by the exons ATGGTTGGGAAGGCCAGATCCTCGAATTTTACCTTGTCTGAAAAGCTTGATTTGCTGAAACTTGTCAAGCCATATGTTAAAATTCTTGAAGAGCACACCAACAAACACTCAGTCATAGTGGAGAAAAACAAATGCTGGGACATCATAGCTGACAACTACAATGCCATTGGAGTAGACCGCCCTCCTCGCACTGCACAGGGCCTTCGCACGCTATACAAGAGGCTGAAGGAATATGCCAAAcaagagctactgcagcaaaaGGAGAGCCATTCTGACTACAAAAGCTACATCTCTGAACCAACTAAGAAAGTTGTAGAGATGATTCCACAGATTTCcagtgtgtgtttgagagagaggaACAACCTGCCATG CACCACACTGGACAAAGAAACAGTTGCTACTACTAGTTCACCACAGCCAACACTGGAGCACCATCCTGCTGCTATCACACTGGAGTTAGATCAAGATGAAGAGGATGTCAAGCCACCTCCATCTTTGATTGTAGAGTTACAGCCGCAGGAGAGCTTGGAACAAAGAGAACAGCAACACATGGTTCATGTGATGGAGAGATCTCCTTCCACCTCCCTGTCTTCAGTTGATATAAGAATGCTCTCTCCATCTCCCATCCCCAGAAGAGACGAATTTTTCAGACTTGAAAGTGGGGAACGATTTAGGCCGGCATGTGGAGGGTATGATCCTCAGATGCTGCAAATGTTAAAAGACGAGCATCACATAATTTTGGAAAATCAGAGGAAAATTGGGCTCTATATCCAGGAAAAGAGGGATGGTTTGAAAAgaaggcagcagctggaggaagAGCTACTGCGAGCAAAAATTAAAGTAGAAAAGTTAAAGGCGATCCGACTACGTCGTGATCTTCCTGAATTCAACAATCTTTGA